A genomic segment from Pseudomonas sp. S09G 359 encodes:
- a CDS encoding DUF1656 domain-containing protein, with the protein MPREIAFHGIYMPTMTLMFLIAAGLAWALDRFLAGFDLYRFFWHPALLRLSLFVCLFGALALTVYR; encoded by the coding sequence ATGCCTCGTGAAATCGCGTTCCACGGCATTTATATGCCAACCATGACCCTGATGTTTTTGATCGCTGCGGGGCTGGCCTGGGCGCTGGATCGCTTTCTGGCCGGGTTCGACCTGTACCGTTTTTTCTGGCACCCGGCGTTGCTGCGCCTGAGCCTGTTCGTTTGCCTGTTCGGCGCCCTGGCGCTGACCGTCTACCGTTGA
- a CDS encoding HlyD family secretion protein: protein MKKFFSLLATLLVLALAIWIGRTLWVHYMETPWTRDGRVRADIINVAADVTGEVVDVPVRDNQLVKKGDLLMQIDPEHYRIAVKQAQSLVASRKATWEMRKVNAHRRADLDALVISKENRDDASNIADSALADYQHAQAQLEAAELNLKRTQVLAAVDGYVTNLNVHRGDYARIGEAKMAVVDMHSFWVYGFFEETKLPHVKVGDTADMQLMSGETLKGHVESISRGIYDRDNPESRELIADVNPTFNWVRLAQRVPVRIHIDEVPEGVLLAAGITCTVIVNPTLN from the coding sequence ATGAAAAAGTTTTTCAGCCTGCTCGCGACCTTGCTGGTACTGGCGTTGGCCATCTGGATCGGCCGCACGTTGTGGGTGCACTACATGGAAACCCCATGGACCCGCGACGGTCGGGTGCGCGCCGATATCATCAACGTGGCCGCCGACGTGACCGGTGAAGTCGTCGACGTGCCGGTGCGCGACAACCAATTGGTGAAGAAGGGCGACCTGCTGATGCAGATCGACCCCGAGCACTACCGCATCGCGGTCAAGCAAGCGCAGTCTCTGGTTGCGTCGCGCAAAGCCACTTGGGAGATGCGTAAGGTCAACGCCCACCGCCGTGCCGACCTCGATGCCCTGGTGATCTCCAAGGAAAACCGCGACGACGCGAGCAACATCGCCGATTCGGCCCTGGCCGACTACCAGCACGCACAGGCGCAACTGGAAGCGGCTGAACTCAACCTGAAACGCACCCAAGTGCTGGCGGCGGTGGACGGCTACGTCACCAACCTCAACGTGCACCGTGGCGACTACGCGCGCATCGGCGAAGCCAAGATGGCCGTGGTGGATATGCATTCATTCTGGGTCTATGGCTTCTTCGAAGAAACCAAGTTGCCCCACGTGAAAGTCGGCGACACAGCCGATATGCAGCTCATGAGCGGCGAGACCCTCAAAGGCCACGTGGAAAGCATCTCGCGCGGCATCTACGACCGCGACAACCCGGAGAGCCGCGAGTTGATCGCCGATGTGAACCCGACCTTCAACTGGGTACGCCTGGCCCAGCGCGTGCCGGTGCGGATTCACATTGATGAAGTACCGGAGGGCGTGCTGCTGGCAGCGGGGATCACCTGCACGGTGATCGTCAACCCAACACTGAACTGA
- a CDS encoding DUF4440 domain-containing protein gives MIDYSDFFDEVIQTHVEIEQWFAGVAPEGTLQNLLARFSPEFSMVAPATGTRVNAAGVNALFTRLGGMRPGLKITLSEMAGIDRHARGATVTYREHQIDDSGTRTDRRATVVFEKQASGALLWRHLHETFIKA, from the coding sequence ATGATCGACTACAGCGACTTCTTCGACGAAGTCATCCAGACCCATGTCGAGATTGAACAGTGGTTTGCCGGCGTTGCCCCCGAGGGCACACTGCAAAACCTGCTCGCGCGCTTCTCCCCCGAGTTCAGCATGGTCGCCCCTGCCACCGGCACGCGGGTCAATGCGGCCGGGGTCAATGCGCTGTTTACCCGCCTGGGCGGCATGCGCCCGGGGTTGAAGATCACCCTGAGTGAAATGGCCGGAATCGATCGACATGCGCGAGGGGCTACGGTGACCTACCGTGAGCATCAGATCGATGACAGCGGCACGCGGACCGATCGCCGCGCCACGGTGGTGTTCGAGAAGCAGGCCAGCGGCGCGCTGTTGTGGCGCCACTTGCATGAAACCTTCATCAAGGCTTAA
- a CDS encoding SDR family oxidoreductase encodes MPNVLITGCSSGIGRALADAFKAAGYEVWASARGEADVAALTAAGFNAVQLDVNDGAALQHLAEQWGELDVLINNAGYGAMGPLLDGGTEAMQRQFETNVFSIVGVTQALFPALRRGKGLVVNIGSVSGVLVTPFAGAYCASKAAVHALSDALRMELAPFGVRVMEVQPGAIDTSFAKNAGAQAELLINEKSPWWPLREAIRARSQASQDKPTPARQFAAQVLHAAQQPTPPRLLRAGNGSRALPLMAALLPKGLLEKVLKKRFGLHGSL; translated from the coding sequence ATGCCCAACGTACTGATCACCGGTTGCTCCAGCGGCATCGGCCGCGCCTTGGCCGACGCCTTCAAAGCGGCCGGTTATGAGGTATGGGCCAGCGCCCGGGGGGAAGCCGACGTGGCCGCCCTCACTGCCGCTGGCTTCAACGCGGTACAGCTTGATGTGAACGATGGCGCCGCCTTGCAACACCTGGCCGAACAATGGGGCGAGCTGGATGTGCTGATCAACAATGCCGGCTACGGCGCCATGGGCCCGTTGCTCGACGGCGGCACCGAGGCCATGCAGCGCCAATTCGAAACCAATGTGTTCTCGATTGTCGGCGTCACCCAGGCGCTGTTTCCGGCCCTGCGCCGTGGTAAAGGGCTGGTGGTGAACATCGGCAGCGTTTCCGGGGTATTGGTCACGCCGTTTGCCGGCGCCTACTGCGCCTCCAAAGCTGCCGTGCATGCCTTGAGCGATGCCCTGCGCATGGAGCTGGCGCCGTTTGGCGTGCGGGTGATGGAAGTGCAACCGGGAGCTATCGATACCAGCTTCGCAAAAAACGCCGGGGCCCAGGCCGAATTGCTGATCAACGAAAAATCGCCGTGGTGGCCGCTGCGCGAGGCCATCCGCGCGCGCAGCCAAGCCTCCCAGGACAAGCCGACACCGGCCAGGCAATTTGCCGCCCAGGTGCTGCACGCCGCACAGCAACCGACACCGCCGCGGTTATTGCGCGCCGGCAATGGCAGTCGAGCGCTGCCGTTAATGGCGGCCTTGCTGCCCAAAGGCTTATTGGAAAAAGTGTTGAAGAAACGCTTTGGTTTGCACGGGAGTTTATAA
- a CDS encoding multidrug transporter, whose translation MFFGVLLIITWLILLLRYPAKALPVSLAAAVGLGFVAVWVVWLDNREASQLARLELRISYAPQECPADRPLKLTLNNGNDVPLTELRWRVAAYAPGDTVNLADNVYAAPRYRGPGELQAAATWEDCLPTPPLRPGYRPQTLEFRAEHLQGSFSD comes from the coding sequence ATGTTCTTCGGCGTTCTACTGATCATCACCTGGCTGATCCTGCTGCTGCGCTACCCCGCCAAAGCCCTGCCGGTTTCGCTGGCCGCCGCCGTGGGCCTTGGTTTTGTGGCCGTTTGGGTAGTCTGGCTGGACAATCGCGAAGCCTCACAACTGGCCCGCCTGGAATTGCGCATCAGCTACGCACCGCAGGAGTGCCCGGCCGACCGCCCGCTGAAACTGACCCTGAACAACGGCAACGACGTGCCCCTCACCGAGCTGCGCTGGCGCGTCGCCGCCTACGCGCCGGGCGACACGGTCAACCTGGCCGACAACGTCTACGCCGCCCCGCGCTATCGCGGCCCCGGCGAACTGCAGGCCGCCGCTACCTGGGAAGATTGCCTGCCGACCCCGCCCCTGCGCCCCGGGTACCGCCCGCAGACCCTGGAATTTCGCGCCGAGCACCTGCAAGGCAGTTTCTCGGACTGA